A window of the Microplitis mediator isolate UGA2020A chromosome 5, iyMicMedi2.1, whole genome shotgun sequence genome harbors these coding sequences:
- the LOC130667398 gene encoding uncharacterized protein LOC130667398 — protein MFKIISLLFLLLGTENIIALDLPIVSDIQDIISLAHDISDLASGNVPLVTSIFGGSSVDPTIAKLNGLSTQIEELTKLFNVKMDAALSQILNNVPRDTDFRTRMGQLHKYITRINGQFDDYRRLLKSASEYNQYSIDQFIHAATSSQDGDLPEILNQIHRLFITQQSDDIQGGLLDLAVPIFKDMKPASLCGRTKSQQQRVYDIYRTIIFTEIKGYIMNSYSYGLLSIFSNTTFIKEAKRSEERLLKAAYDYMSATKEALKTIPREVIVCDPPKHINGETFVEMFRAIQMTMGHEYMLRSDGSCGGSCSDIDTSTIYREYESFQKRKWYPENPCQGRLNECWDLNYVEFCEMPGEFKERLIYVNNYDNRTYGSTESCWFGKKGSLNKLTIGASKCNPCLCQCIEDKAESKADRTLSFLRQRTDVDKNMVLTGIRFIKKNKVIHLQIEQGKLIKDGRIENGTTEWLPVDELKYDAKAKGGAFVRVVDDKEIPLKKDVDYAFITDTLRYFDLDDVIVPEPNHVITGVRLKLGMYSGDIQLEIRVTRFNFTTGLLIPLDSKIIRDLDKNNEKISSEWLSPDSLLMFKTVNRAALYRTVVDVKGKSDPQKSYNNIPDSESYSRVMLTHSNVTDDVGQSTIPYFDIQPVFPIPRVALDGIGLYHRGNGESGGFLSLKVITHDISKYLNPDMKSGMLTTEEIKDIEEEMEFSELE, from the exons atgtttaaaataatttcattattatttctgtTACTCGGAACTGAAAATATAATTGCATTAGATCTTCCAATAGTATCAGACATCCAGGACATAATAAGTCTTGCCCACGATATATCAGATTTAGCATCTGGAAATGTACCTCTGGTAACATCTATCTTCGGAGGAAGTTCTGTAGACCCTACGATCGCGAAATTAAACGGACTATCAACTCAAATCGAGGAGCTAACAAAGTTATTCAACGTCAAAATGGATGCCGCGCTGTCACAAATATTGAACAACGTGCCCCGTGACACTGATTTTAGGACACGTATGGGCCAGCTGCACAAATATATAACTCGTATCAACGGTCAATTTGATGATTATCGGCGTCTACTGAAATCCGCAAGTGAATATAATCAATACAGTATTGACCAATTTATACATGCTGCTACTTCTTCACAAGATGGTGACCTGCcagaaatattaaatcaaaTCCATCGACTATTTATAACACAGCAATCTGATGATATACAAGGAGGTCTTTTGGACCTTGCAGTTcctatttttaaa GATATGAAACCAGCATCTTTATGCGGCCGCACTAAATCACAGCAGCAACGTGTTTATGATATTTATCGAACGattatttttacagaaataaaagGATATATAATGAATTCTTATTCTTATGGTCTATTATCTATTTTTAGTAACA cAACTTTTATAAAAGAAGCAAAAAGATCTGAAGAGAGACTTCTAAAAGCCGCTTATGATTATATGTCAGCTACTAAAGAAGCGTTAAAAACGATACCTAGAGAAGTAATTGTTTGTGATCCACCAAAACACATTAATG GTGAAACATTTGTGGAAATGTTCCGCGCAATCCAAATGACGATGGGACATGAATATATGTTACGTTCTGATGGAAGTTGTGGTGGTTCCTGTAGTGACATTGATACATCGACGATCTATCGTGAATATGAGAGTTTTCAAAAACGAAAATGGTACCCAGAGAATCCATGCCAGGGAAGGCTGAACGAATGTTGGGACCTGAATTACGTTGAGTTTTGTGAAATG CCCGGTGAATTCAAAGAACGCCTGATTTATGTGAACAATTATGACAACCGCACTTATGGCAGCACCGAAAGCTGTTGGTTCGGTAAAAAGGGTTCACTTAACAAGTTAACAATTGGTGCATCCAAGTGTAACCCTTGTTTATGTCAATGTATAGAAGACAAAGCCGAGTCAAAGGCTGATCGCACACTGAGTTTCTTACGACAACGAACGgatgttgataaaaatat GGTACTGACTGGTATAcgatttattaagaaaaataaggTTATTCATTTGCAAATCGAGCAGGGCAAGCTAATCAAAGATGGTCGTATTGAAAACGGTACCACCGAATGGCTGCCCGTTGACGAATTAAAGTATGATGCAAAAGCTAAGGGTGGAGCTTTCGTAAGAGTTGTTGACGATAAAGAAATACCACTAAAGAAAGACGTAGATTACGCGTTTATAACCGATACGCTTCGCTACTTTGATCTAGACGATGTCATCGTTCCAGAACCGAATCATGTCATTACAGGTGTAAGGTTGAAACTCGGGATGTATTCTGGAGACATTCAACTGGAAATCCGGGTAACAAGGTTCAATTTTACAACTGGCTTATTAATTCCACTggattcgaaaataataagggatcttgacaaaaataatgaaaagatATCTTCAGAATGGTTGTCTCCGGATTCGCTTTTGATGTTTAAAACTGTAAACAGAGCTGCACTATATCG aacAGTCGTTGACGTCAAAGGCAAATCGGATCCtcaaaaaagttataataatattccCGACTCAGAAAGTTATTCACGAGTGATGCTAACTCATTCGAATGTTACTGACGATGTCGGACAAAGTACGATTCCGTACTTTGATATTCAGCCAGTCTTCCCAATACCTAGAGTCGCATTGGACGGGATTGGGCTTTACCACCGCGGCAACGGAGAATCTGGAGGATTTTTGAGTCTTAAAGTTATCACTCACgacatttcaaaatatttgaatccTGATATGAAATCGGGCATGTTAACTACTGAAGAAATAAAGGACATTGAAGAGGAGATGGAGTTTTCAGAACTGGAATAA
- the LOC130667397 gene encoding neprilysin-2-like has protein sequence MKKLWVVSLAICVSTITAENLNNTTIHSSRKKSDCTTRECVKDNLEFELALLYNMNASVDPCDNFYEFACGNFDNVPDDHVQTVDHDFGYPVKSVYMKIIYLIINDQLDSPKQFNFLRDFVISCENLDFYNNNIDSSVREDQLDDLTGIISKLGEWPVVEGPKWNSTDFNWVDFEEKAGYLGVGKSYYFRAELDLEKGGKSIHLDSPKFEFSYEDMKNDHNNSMIDAYHKYMVDVAKLLGANETQAKIDLMESLKFELKLIYISNNNNISNHVNNSNRMSLKEMKETWPGIKWQRLVALPNETTTQPYFTNESIIFVKNCHYVTELEKLSNETPEKVQANYFVWKTIQSLIPYVESRTLYKLRLAYSKIRNPSNVSTDESCFSQLENLLPNLMIYYYSRRYPIDGRAQQSVTNQFIKDMKQKYLDFLNSTSWLDDKTKDLLMAEINSLKFVVGYPSELFDDKTLDAYFQGLEITSENYLKNHLNLKLFGRKKLTELLISSKNSFDWMKIIGIENPLHSNAFNFLHSNTIVLGIELLRNLYFSINRSDYTNFATIGTTIGHEIGHTIDSSSDSFNKFGIKDNGWSVLADKKFSEIKECLIEQYSNYSYEATGKKLNGSFYVNENLADNLGIQVAYSAYQDWVKKNGPEPTYSSLPYNSNQLFWITYASKWCTSKSSLLKVNSTDEHAPVDKRVIGVLSNSREFSNDFNCPIGSSMNPVKKCSVF, from the exons GAAAAAGTTATGGGTTGTCTCGCTTGCAATATGTGTTTCAACGATAACAgccgaaaatttgaataatacgACAATACACTCATCCAGAAAGAAGTCAGATTGTACGACTCGAGAATGTGTAAAGGATAATTTGGAATTCG aaCTGGCTTTACTTTATAATATGAACGCGAGCGTTGACCCCTGTgacaatttttatgaattcgCTTGCGGTAATTTTGATAATGTTCCTGATGATCATGTACAAACTGTAGATCATGATTTTGGTTACCCAGTAAAATCTGTATAcatgaaaattatatatttaataataaatgatcaaTTGGATTCTCCCAAGCAATTTAATTTCCTCAGAGACTTCGTGATCTCTTGTGAAAACTTGGACTTCTATAACAACAATATag attcTAGTGTCAGAGAGGACCAATTGGATGATTTAACTGGAATAATATCTAAATTGGGTGAGTGGCCTGTTGTAGAAGGCCCCAAATGGAACAGCACTGACTTCAATTGGGTTGATTTTGAAGAGAAAGCCGGTTATCTTGGGGTTggtaaaagttattattttcgtGCCGAACTTGATCTAGAGAAAGGAGGTAAGAGCATTCAT TTGGATTCAccaaaattcgaattttcataTGAAGACATGAAAAACGACCATAACAATTCTATGATCGATGCTTACCATAAATATATGGTGGATGTCGCGAAGCTTCTCGGTGCCAATGAAACACAAGCGAAAATAGACCTTATGGAATCACTAAAATTCGAATTGAAGCTCATATATATAAGCAACAACaataacatatcaaatcaTGTTAATAACAGTAACAGAATGTCACTAAAAGAAATGAAAGAAACTTGGCCAGGTATAAAATGGCAGAGATTGGTGGCTCTGCCGAACGAAACAACTACGCAACCTTACTTCACAAATGAAtcgataatttttgtaaaaaattgtcattatgTAActgaattagaaaaattaagtaaCGAAACTCCCGAAAAAGTGCAAGCGAATTATTTCGTATGGAAGACAATTCAATCATTGATTCCCTATGTCGAATCTAGAACTCTATACAAGCTTCGACTAGCTTATTCTAAGATTAGAAATCCATCAAATGTATCTACGGATGAGTCGTGTTTCAGTcaacttgaaaatttattgccaAATCTAATGATCTACTATTATTCACGCCGTTATCCGATCGACGGACGAGCCCAGCAAAGTGTCACGAATCAGTTCATTAAAGATATGAAACAGaaatatttagattttctgAATAGCACTAGTTGGTTGGATGATAAAACCAAAGATTTGCTGATGGCCGaaataaattctttgaaaTTTGTCGTTGGTTATCCAAGCGAACTTTTCGACGATAAAACATTGGATGCGTATTTCCAAGGCCTTGAAATCACttctgaaaattatttgaagaatCATTTGAATCTAAAATTATTCGGTCGTAAAAAACTCACTGAACTATTGATAAGTTCTAAGAATTCATTCGATTGGATGAAGATTATTGGCATAGAGAATCCATTGCACTCTAATGCTTTCAACTTCTTACATTCTAATACTATTG ttttaggTATCGAATTACTGAGAAATTTGTACTTCAGTATTAATCGTTCAGATTACACTAATTTCGCCACGATCGGGACCACTATAGGACATGAAATAGGGCATACTATTGATTCTTCTTCCGATTCCTTCAATAAATTCGGAATCAAAGACAACGGATGGAGTGTATTggcagataaaaaattcagtgaAATAAAAGAATGCCTTATTGAACAATACTCAAATTATTCTTATGAAGCAACTGGAAAGAAA CTAAATGGTTCATTCTATGTGAACGAAAATCTTGCCGACAATTTGGGTATACAAGTTGCTTATTCTGCCTATCAAGACTGGGTCAAAAAGAATGGACCTGAACCAACTTACTCTAGTTTGCCTTACAATTCGAATCAATTATTTTGGATAACGTACGCAAGTAAATGGTGCACATCGAAGTCATCATTACTCAAAGTGAATTCGACCGATGAGCATGCTCCAGTAGATAAACGTGTCATTGGAGTACTTTCAAACAGCCGCGAATTTTCGAATGATTTCAATTGCCCTATTGGATCATCTATGAATCCTGTTAAAAAATGTAGCGTGTTTTAG